One window of Pyrus communis chromosome 12, drPyrComm1.1, whole genome shotgun sequence genomic DNA carries:
- the LOC137711482 gene encoding uncharacterized protein codes for MAVALVGGAAIGALFGVLYDVVKESMGRTVMQYKPLLEDLKFTLDCLRPRIIQEIGDHNVALGLPNDDIERLQQQMEEGIKLVGRLSKLSMWNCYVLCGCCKCSEPSYTDRLIQLDRSLKALLEVLRLQEARDMKENLLLNRKIFEKQDELATRQSEILKIAGDILRAQQEDKGVQELSGSSAQTVVQEQIGGSGVQQAASINRGGAALGAVFEVLFSAVQQTKEKTRMFKRILGHLESTLDSIKPLIEEIAEFNKVLHLTEEGLESFRVEMEKSVELVRKCSKVSLWTSNKKYEYTKKLLGLDESLQRLRNILRVQLARDAIESLVSVTNIETVTMKIEESGIIQYDPLVELPSGDGGESSGSGAETTPHEQNGENGGQQMALSGGGVGATALGAALARDVRESLVSVSNIEAVINQIEGSGVAKLQNEQNEAKGSCEVPAAMAKSAVRLNALSVEGTRDLTETLDPEANIKVGWQNVEESWVAQSKTEHPLCTVGLDAMNMQVGARSMEETFVSDVEAGLKRIQGKEVSEPDAPFRELKEDVLKDEEDEELDEQVEDHHDRKKKGAESATGASGDGMAICKADGCAVDLSDAKVYNRRQRVCELHSKAPLVIVSGLKRRFCHKCSRFHDLSEFDDTKQSCRRHLPYIERDGTGTQVKDVSGDIDTVISRIEWSGVVQSQNDQSEIKGSYEVVKVTPPAVGLNVPSMKGRRDAKETLQTSASNTEAGLEQIQGKDVLDFEPLYAEYKETEYIPSSVTVGLDVLLRGLKRFLLNDEVSAVVLSGPQGSGKTTLAKYFCEDEEVKNIFKNMIFFVHVSENPNLSRMVQTLYQQIEPEGFQIPALQDESIALHWLRQFFMKTALHPSVLVLDDVWPGSESLLDKFDEFKTPNYKIMVTSRSEFPALGFPYYLKSLNDEDEMTLSRQSHTDIESLDFEFLSRVSLPSSVTFDDESLIDDFPDSSASDLGGRCSHVSTASGTMDQFQDSSASTLGDKSYVQENAGTMFPLDNPVKSTQTYKQKKLVLKVSASASASDKPMKKVMKAVHATKGILIFLA; via the exons ATGGCAGTGGCTTTGGTTGGAGGGGCTGCGATAGGAGCACTGTTTGGAGTACTGTATGATGTCGTAAAGGAATCGATGGGAAGGACTGTTATGCAGTACAAACCCCTCCTTGAAGATCTCAAGTTCACACTAGACTGTTTACGACCGCGGATCATCCAAGAGATAGGAGATCATAACGTGGCACTGGGTCTCCCAAACGATGACATAGAACGTCTCCAACAACAAATGGAGGAGGGTATAAAGCTCGTTGGCAGGTTATCGAAGCTTAGCATGTGGAACTGCTACGTCTTGTGCGGTTGCTGCAAATGCTCGGAGCCGAGCTACACCGATCGACTTATTCAATTGGATAGGTCTCTTAAAGCACTTTTAGAAGTGCTGAGGTTGCAGGAAGCCAGGGACATGAAGGAGAACTTGCTTTTGAATAGGAAGATATTCGAAAAACAAGATGAATTGGCTACAAGGCAGTCGGAAATACTGAAAATTGCAGGGGATATACTTCGAGCGCAGCAGGAAGATAAGGGTGTGCAAGAGCTTTCAGGAAGTAGTGCACAAACCGTGGTGCAGGAGCAAATTGGAGGCAGTGGTGTGCAGCAAGCGGCATCAATAAACAGAGGAGGAGCTGCTCTAGGAGCAGTGTTTGAGGTACTATTTAGTGCCGTTCAACAAACGAAGGAGAAGACGAGGATGTTTAAACGCATCCTGGGACATCTCGAGTCCACGCTAGACTCCATAAAGCCATTGATAGAAGAGATTGCAGAATTTAACAAGGTATTGCATCTTACAGAGGAAGGACTAGAAAGTTTTAGAGTAGAGATGGAGAAGAGTGTAGAGCTCGTTCGCAAGTGCTCAAAGGTTAGTCTTTGGACAAGCAACAAAAAGTATGAATATACCAAGAAACTTCTTGGATTGGATGAATCTCTTCAAAGATTGAGAAATATACTGAGAGTGCAACTAGCAAGGGATGCGATAGAAAGCTTGGTTTCGGTAACTAATATAGAGACGGTGACCATGAAAATTGAAGAAAGTGGTATCATACAATACGATCCATTAGTTGAACTTCCATCGGGGGACGGGGGAGAGTCTTCGGGGAGTGGTGCAGAGACAACACCGCATGAACAAAATGGAGAGAATGGTGGACAACAAATGGCGCTGTCAGGTGGAGGAGTAGGGGCCACTGCTCTAGGAGCGGCGTTAGCAAGGGATGTGAGGGAGAGCTTGGTTTCCGTAAGCAATATAGAGGCGGTGATCAATCAAATTGAAGGGAGTGGTGTGGCAAAATTACAAAATGAGCAAAATGAAGCTAAAGGTTCATGTGAAGTGCCCGCAGCCATGGCTAAGAGTGCAGTTAGATTGAATGCACTAAGTGTGGAGGGAACAAGGGACTTGACTGAGACATTGGATCCGGAAGCGAATATAAAGGTAGGGTGGCAAAATGTTGAAGAGAGTTGGGTGGCACAAAGTAAAACTGAACATCCATTATGTACAGTTGGACTGGATGCAATGAACATGCAGGTGGGAGCAAGGAGTATGGAGGAGACCTTTGTAAGTGATGTAGAGGCGGGGCTAAAGCGAATTCAGGGCAAAGAAGTATCCGAACCTGATGCGCCATTTAGGGAATTGAAGGAGGATGTTCTTAAGGATGAGGAAGATGAGGAACTTGATGAGCAAGTGGAAGATCATCATGACAGGAAGAAGAAAGGAGCTGAGTCTGCGACAGGTGCAAGTGGAGATGGGATGGCGATTTGTAAAGCTGATGGGTGTGCCGTCGATCTGAGTGATGCAAAGGTGTATAATAGAAGGCAAAGGGTGTGCGAACTTCATTCGAAGGCTCCACTTGTGATTGTGTCTGGTCTAAAGAGAAGGTTTTGCCATAAATGCAGCAG ATTTCATGATCTATCAGAATTTGATGACACCAAACAAAGTTGTCGTAGGCATTTGCCCTACATTGAACGCGATGGTACAGGCACTCAGGTAAAGGACGTAAGTGGTGATATAGATACGGTGATCAGTCGAATTGAATGGAGTGGTGTGGTACAATCCCAAAATGATCAAAGTGAAATTAAAGGTTCATATGAAGTGGTCAAAGTCACACCACCAGCAGTTGGATTGAATGTACCGAGTATGAAGGGAAGAAGGGATGCAAAGGAGACATTGCAGACCTCAGCAAGTAATACAGAGGCAGGACTGGAGCAAATTCAGGGGAAAGACGTGCTTGATTTTGAACCTCTGTACGCTGAATATAAGGAAACTGAATACATACCTTCATCGGTTACAGTTGGCTTGGATGTGCTTTTGAGAGGATTGAAGAGGTTTCTTCTTAATGATGAGGTGTCAGCGGTTGTGCTATCGGGTCCTCAGGGAAGTGGGAAAACCACATTGGCAAAATACTTCTGTGAAGATGAGGAAGTCAAAAACATATTCAAGAACATGATCTTCTTTGTTCATGTTTCGGAAAATCCTAACTTGAGCCGTATGGTACAAACACTATATCAACAGATTGAACCCGAGGGTTTCCAAATACCTGCGTTGCAAGACGAATCAATTGCACTTCACTGGTTGCGccaatttttcatgaaaacagcaCTGCACCCATCAGTGTTGGTATTGGATGATGTTTGGCCTGGATCAGAATCCCTTCTTGACAAGTTTGATGAATTCAAGACACCAAATTACAAGATTATGGTGACATCAAGGTCTGAATTTCCGGCACTTGGTTTTCCATATTATCTGAAATCACTGAATGATGAAGATGAGATGACTCTTTCTCGTCAATCCCACACAGACATCGAATCACTGGATTTTGAATTCCTGTCAAGGGTTTCTTTGCCATCCTCTGTCACATTTGATGATGAAAGCCTGATAGATGATTTTCCTGATTCCTCTGCATCCGACTTGGGAGGCAGATGCTCTCATGTTTCAACAGCTAGCGGGACAATGGATCAATTTCAGGATTCCTCCGCATCAACCTTGGGAGATAAGAGCTATGTCCAAGAAAATGCAGGGACAATG tTTCCGCTTGACAACCCTGTCAAGTCTACGCAGACATATAAGCAGAAGAAGCTGGTATTGAAGGTGAGTGCCAGTGCCAGTGCCAGTGACAAACCAATGAAGAAAGTCATGAAAGCTGTCCACGCGACAAAGGGTATTCTAATCTTTCTTGCCTAG
- the LOC137709869 gene encoding peroxisomal membrane protein PEX14-like — MREEQVQNAVKFLSHPKVRGFPVVYGRSFLEKQGLTKKEIDEAFQHVPGPPSGTQATTGNQDGQVKTSSNVQAQNTTQTLQPSATAPTKAISPVGTLTVVGQMDMDAVDVVARLRKIASTEIMSVEPVARLRKIASTEIISVEPAKEETKKDRKQTNSTPLSVLPR; from the exons ATGAGGGAGGAACAAGTGCAAAATGCTGTTAAATTCCTTTCGCACCCGAAAGTTAGGGGCTTTCCTGTTGTTTACGGACGGTCTTTTCTCGAGAAGCAGGGGCTCACAAAAAAAGAGATTGACGAAGCGTTTCAGCATGTGCCT GGCCCACCTTCAGGTACGCAGGCAACTACCGGAAATCAAG ATGGACAGGTAAAGACATCGTCAAATGTTCAGGCACAAAATACAACTCAAACTTTGCAGCCTTCCGCCACTGCTCCCACTAAAGCAATTTCCCCTGTGGGTACATTAACAGTCGTAGGACAAATGGATATGGATGCGGTGGATGTAGTTGCAAGGCTGAGAAAGATCGCTTCAACAGAGATAATGTCAGTTGAGCCAGTTGCAAGGCTGAGAAAGATCGCTTCAACAGAGATAATATCAGTTGAGCCAGCGAAGGAAGAGACCAAAAAGGACAGGAAACAAACAAATTCAACCCCACTATCCGTATTACCCAGATGA